The following proteins come from a genomic window of Manduca sexta isolate Smith_Timp_Sample1 chromosome 2, JHU_Msex_v1.0, whole genome shotgun sequence:
- the LOC115450875 gene encoding uncharacterized protein LOC115450875 isoform X1 produces the protein MCRFILFLLSCCAAQNDYNLKTILYMARSRTLEPNYNETFFSSLENYQVNAVPASETQYPWIARVVHSSTNDLPHVCTAVCIEKRIFITAARCIYSLKVSYTTVIYMDQRLPVLAFVVPSDGTKQAFDDIGFIVVEAGYIGPWPVIQLFNAVNRTDNDFQWFANMDANGIEYRVVGYATEKGIHRIKSSDRQFNLTDLDIYCDIDLCSNIMTFFGHIQGFRVPCYHSCTLLEFKSNDEKCKSYHGVEGGAVIDLKTNKLVGVATWGAYFRKYELPVGYSVVNSDNFFKDYKCAKHIRDDSGLLVTTGYYQGLCDAQ, from the exons atgtgcaggtttattttattcttgttatCGTGTTGTGCGGCCCAGaatgattacaatttaaaaactattttgtacatGGCGCGAAGTAGAACATTGGAACCGAATTACAATGAGACTT ttttttcatCCCTGGAGAACTACCAAGTGAACGCAGTGCCAGCGTCGGAAACACAGTATCCTTGGATAGCGCGCGTTGTACATTCGTCCACGAACGACTTGCCGCATGTGTGTACTGCCGTATGTATCGAGAAAAGGATATTTATTACAGCAGCAAGGTGTATTTACAG TTTAAAAGTAAGCTACACCACAGTAATTTATATGGACCAACGTCTCCCCGTGCTAGCGTTCGTCGTGCCGTCAGACGGGACTAAACAAGCGTTTGACGACATAGGTTTCATAGTCGTTGAGGCCGGGTACATCGGCCCCTGGCCTGTTATACAATTGTTCAACGCCGTCAACAGAACTGATAATGACTTCCAATGGTTCGCCAATATGGATGCGAATGGAATTGAGTACAGGGTTGTCGGATATGCTACAGAGAAG GGCATCCACCGCATTAAATCATCAGACAGACAGTTCAATCTCACAGATTTGGATATATATTGCGACATTGACTTATGCTCAAACATCATGACATTTTTCGGGCATATTCAAGGTTTTCGAGTGCCGTGTTATCACTCTTGTACACTCCTAGAATTTAAATCTAATGACGAGAAATGCAAAAGTTATCATGGAGTGGAAGGAGGAGCTGTGATAGACTTGAAGACGAACAAGTTAGTGGGGGTGGCGACTTGGGGCGCTTATTTTCGGAAGTATGAATTGCCTGTGGGCTATTCGGTTGTCAACTCTGATAACTTTTTCAAAGATTACAAATGCGCTAAGCACATTAGAGACGATAGCGGTTTGTTAGTTACCACAGGTTATTATCAAGGTTTATGTGATGCACAATAA
- the LOC115450876 gene encoding UPF0488 protein CG14286 — MPKPTKLHSKGKVQPNSIQKPCNDDVDPEETRRQFQLELCWCIQQLERTLSEKKGNEKQLQETWKVLTVLKNNNQPMVRKRQLMRTHFGDYRAKMAAEEKKLAKLASKIKISEVQDKPKATFLRKSAFLTTGDSSFRFNFDLAPEQVDANKNTNPSNTVETNVENDDIAVVNDDNTKINVSDVNTDKNNVEITKKFKFSFSDSEFKFNFGTNNL; from the exons atgcCGAAACCtacaaaattacattcaaaGGGTAAGGTTCAACCTAATTCTATTCAAAAGCCCTGTAATGATGACGTAGACCCCGAAGAAACAAGAAGACAATTTCAGTTAGAGCTATGCTGGTGTATTCAACAACTGGAACGAACTTTGAGTGAGAAAAAAGGAAATGAAAAGCAAT TACAAGAAACATGGAAAGTCTTGACAGTTTTAAAAAACAACAACCAGCCGATGGTACGGAAGAGACAGTTGATGAGGACACATTTCGGAGACTACAGAGCTAAAATGGCAGCAGAAGAAAAAAAACTTGCCAAGC TGGCAAGCAAGATAAAGATTTCGGAAGTTCAAGATAAGCCTAAAGCAACTTTTCTAAGAAAATCAGCATTTTTAACAACAGGAGATAGttcatttagatttaattttgatttagcCCCAGAACAAGTAGATgccaacaaaaatacaaatcctAGCAATACTGTGGAGACTAATGTAGAAAATGACGACATTGCAGTAGTTAATGATgacaacactaaaataaatgtaagtgaTGTCAACACAGACAAAAATAATGTGgaaattacaaagaaatttaaattttcattttctgattctgaatttaaattcaattttggaacaaataatctataa
- the LOC115450875 gene encoding uncharacterized protein LOC115450875 isoform X2, translated as MRLVVFSSLENYQVNAVPASETQYPWIARVVHSSTNDLPHVCTAVCIEKRIFITAARCIYSLKVSYTTVIYMDQRLPVLAFVVPSDGTKQAFDDIGFIVVEAGYIGPWPVIQLFNAVNRTDNDFQWFANMDANGIEYRVVGYATEKGIHRIKSSDRQFNLTDLDIYCDIDLCSNIMTFFGHIQGFRVPCYHSCTLLEFKSNDEKCKSYHGVEGGAVIDLKTNKLVGVATWGAYFRKYELPVGYSVVNSDNFFKDYKCAKHIRDDSGLLVTTGYYQGLCDAQ; from the exons ATGAGACTTGTTG ttttttcatCCCTGGAGAACTACCAAGTGAACGCAGTGCCAGCGTCGGAAACACAGTATCCTTGGATAGCGCGCGTTGTACATTCGTCCACGAACGACTTGCCGCATGTGTGTACTGCCGTATGTATCGAGAAAAGGATATTTATTACAGCAGCAAGGTGTATTTACAG TTTAAAAGTAAGCTACACCACAGTAATTTATATGGACCAACGTCTCCCCGTGCTAGCGTTCGTCGTGCCGTCAGACGGGACTAAACAAGCGTTTGACGACATAGGTTTCATAGTCGTTGAGGCCGGGTACATCGGCCCCTGGCCTGTTATACAATTGTTCAACGCCGTCAACAGAACTGATAATGACTTCCAATGGTTCGCCAATATGGATGCGAATGGAATTGAGTACAGGGTTGTCGGATATGCTACAGAGAAG GGCATCCACCGCATTAAATCATCAGACAGACAGTTCAATCTCACAGATTTGGATATATATTGCGACATTGACTTATGCTCAAACATCATGACATTTTTCGGGCATATTCAAGGTTTTCGAGTGCCGTGTTATCACTCTTGTACACTCCTAGAATTTAAATCTAATGACGAGAAATGCAAAAGTTATCATGGAGTGGAAGGAGGAGCTGTGATAGACTTGAAGACGAACAAGTTAGTGGGGGTGGCGACTTGGGGCGCTTATTTTCGGAAGTATGAATTGCCTGTGGGCTATTCGGTTGTCAACTCTGATAACTTTTTCAAAGATTACAAATGCGCTAAGCACATTAGAGACGATAGCGGTTTGTTAGTTACCACAGGTTATTATCAAGGTTTATGTGATGCACAATAA